A part of Microbulbifer sp. MI-G genomic DNA contains:
- a CDS encoding energy transducer TonB: MNPVRLLGAGTLAAATTFGLIFTMHQLIEANMTAPEEKEQFKVADVVMPEQELETQYNTAKPEKPEDPETPPPEMLEPEFDDPTIDSSINIAAPRGNDGIKLSGFSFGEGDYLPIVKVQAQYPRRAQQRGIEGYVIVMYTVTTNGSVRDPVVVEAFTSKGKPTTIFNRNALKSALKYKYKPRVVDGKPIEVPNVRTKISFTMAEN, from the coding sequence ATGAATCCGGTAAGACTCCTTGGGGCCGGTACGTTGGCGGCAGCCACGACATTTGGTCTCATCTTCACCATGCATCAGCTGATTGAGGCAAATATGACTGCTCCGGAGGAAAAGGAGCAGTTCAAAGTTGCCGATGTGGTGATGCCCGAACAAGAACTTGAAACACAATACAACACCGCCAAACCGGAGAAACCGGAAGATCCGGAAACACCTCCGCCGGAGATGCTTGAGCCGGAATTCGACGACCCAACCATTGACAGCAGCATCAATATCGCGGCCCCCCGCGGTAACGACGGTATCAAGCTGTCCGGGTTCAGCTTTGGCGAGGGCGATTATCTGCCCATTGTGAAAGTACAGGCCCAGTATCCCCGCCGCGCACAACAGCGCGGCATCGAAGGCTATGTTATTGTTATGTATACGGTGACCACCAATGGTTCTGTGCGCGACCCCGTAGTGGTTGAGGCCTTTACTTCGAAGGGTAAGCCAACCACTATTTTCAACAGGAACGCGCTTAAGTCTGCATTGAAGTACAAGTACAAGCCGCGGGTGGTCGATGGCAAGCCGATTGAGGTGCCCAATGTGCGCACCAAGATCAGCTTTACTATGGCCGAGAACTAA
- a CDS encoding tetratricopeptide repeat protein: MKLTTMARGLSRLAVRVSVAFPLVLAPAVSVTILEAAGASAPFSQAQAQEQKKPSKKKTRKVPAMRQAAYKKLEKAQEAYDAEDWAGALAALKDMDASKKRYNGYEIAQMYNLFGVVYYSMERYKEAIPYFKKVLNQGEKNLSVALEESTLFTLAQLYFVTENYKQAVNYLNQWMKVSDRVTADSYALRAQAYMQTGDQGKALADINVAVSMYEREGKVPKENWYGLQQYIYFERNDYKSVAAVLEKMLQHYPKPVYYVTLAAMYGELKRDRDQLHMMEAAYLAGALQKEKDLLNMGYLFMGYEMPYKGAKVISKGIKEKKIPRNAKNLETLAQAYQMAQELQKAIPQLEAAAKLSDKGQIYSRLASIYLDLDENEKAVAAGKKALAKGGVKRQDQLYVVMGMANANLKQYDAALSSLKKALKDKRSERTARQWIAFVEGEKAREEKLAI, encoded by the coding sequence ATGAAGTTGACAACCATGGCTAGAGGTTTGTCCAGGCTCGCTGTGCGCGTGTCGGTAGCCTTTCCCCTGGTCCTGGCACCGGCGGTCAGTGTTACCATACTGGAAGCCGCAGGTGCTTCCGCGCCTTTCTCGCAGGCACAGGCACAGGAACAAAAAAAACCCAGCAAGAAGAAGACCCGCAAGGTGCCGGCCATGCGCCAGGCGGCCTATAAAAAGCTGGAAAAAGCCCAGGAAGCTTATGACGCAGAAGACTGGGCGGGCGCACTGGCTGCGCTGAAGGACATGGATGCCAGTAAGAAGCGGTACAATGGCTATGAAATAGCGCAGATGTACAATCTGTTTGGTGTTGTCTATTACAGTATGGAGCGCTACAAGGAGGCGATCCCCTACTTTAAGAAGGTGCTCAACCAGGGTGAGAAAAATCTGTCGGTAGCGCTGGAAGAGAGCACTTTGTTTACACTGGCCCAGTTGTATTTTGTTACTGAGAATTATAAGCAGGCGGTCAACTACCTGAACCAGTGGATGAAGGTTTCAGACCGCGTCACGGCGGATTCTTATGCGTTGCGCGCCCAGGCCTATATGCAGACTGGCGACCAGGGCAAAGCGCTTGCGGATATCAATGTAGCGGTATCCATGTATGAGAGAGAAGGCAAAGTGCCCAAGGAGAACTGGTACGGATTGCAGCAGTACATTTATTTTGAGCGTAATGACTACAAAAGCGTGGCTGCTGTGCTGGAAAAAATGTTGCAGCATTATCCAAAGCCTGTGTACTACGTCACCTTGGCGGCAATGTACGGCGAGCTTAAGCGCGACAGGGACCAGTTGCATATGATGGAGGCGGCATACCTTGCCGGGGCTTTGCAGAAGGAAAAAGACCTGCTGAATATGGGCTATCTCTTTATGGGGTATGAGATGCCCTATAAGGGGGCCAAGGTCATTTCCAAAGGGATCAAGGAGAAGAAAATTCCGCGCAATGCCAAGAATCTGGAAACCCTGGCCCAGGCATACCAGATGGCTCAGGAACTGCAAAAGGCCATTCCGCAATTGGAGGCAGCAGCCAAGCTGTCCGACAAAGGCCAAATCTATTCCCGCCTGGCGAGTATCTATCTGGATCTGGATGAGAATGAGAAAGCCGTTGCGGCGGGCAAGAAGGCCCTGGCCAAAGGCGGGGTTAAACGCCAGGATCAATTGTATGTTGTAATGGGCATGGCCAATGCCAACCTGAAGCAATATGACGCTGCACTCAGCAGCCTTAAGAAAGCCCTGAAAGACAAGCGCTCTGAGAGAACTGCCAGGCAGTGGATCGCTTTTGTCGAGGGTGAAAAGGCCCGTGAAGAGAAGCTGGCAATTTAA